The Streptomyces pactum genome contains a region encoding:
- a CDS encoding phytanoyl-CoA dioxygenase family protein — MSPHTHPDVSAAGLDPDVTADVAALYSDGITARKGAFAPDWADRLREDIDAAFEEALARPGGAVGRGPHRYYVEIHPEQLRGFVDLVDHPWVRSVCTAVLGPDYRIVELGFDVPLEGAVNQPWHRDFPMPEETRAERRLTSLAFNVTAVDTEEDMGPFEIAPGTQWDDSPEFGHGMFPPRPHYPRLEERAVRKYPRRGDISARTALTIHRGTKNDSAKSRPVLVLGVDGPEATNGDRHDTAVTRTYWESLPERVRRHLDCPIVDRLEPITQKHTIEGLVMGDA; from the coding sequence ATGAGTCCGCACACCCACCCCGACGTCTCCGCGGCCGGCCTCGATCCGGACGTGACGGCCGACGTCGCGGCCCTGTACTCGGACGGCATCACCGCCCGCAAGGGTGCCTTCGCCCCCGACTGGGCCGACCGGCTCCGCGAGGACATCGACGCGGCCTTCGAGGAAGCGCTGGCACGGCCCGGCGGCGCCGTCGGACGCGGACCGCACCGCTACTACGTGGAGATCCACCCCGAGCAGCTACGCGGCTTCGTCGACCTCGTCGACCACCCCTGGGTGAGGTCCGTCTGCACCGCGGTGCTCGGCCCGGACTACCGCATCGTCGAGCTCGGCTTCGACGTGCCGCTTGAGGGCGCCGTCAACCAGCCCTGGCACCGGGACTTCCCCATGCCGGAGGAGACCCGCGCCGAGCGGCGGCTGACCTCTTTGGCCTTCAACGTGACCGCCGTCGACACGGAGGAGGACATGGGGCCCTTCGAGATCGCGCCGGGCACCCAGTGGGACGACAGCCCGGAGTTCGGCCACGGGATGTTCCCGCCCCGTCCGCACTACCCTCGCCTCGAGGAGCGGGCCGTGCGCAAGTACCCGCGGCGGGGCGACATCTCGGCGCGCACCGCGCTGACCATCCACCGCGGCACCAAGAACGACTCGGCGAAGTCCCGGCCCGTGCTGGTGCTGGGAGTCGACGGCCCCGAGGCCACAAACGGCGACCGGCACGACACGGCAGTGACCCGTACCTACTGGGAGTCCCTGCCCGAGCGGGTGCGGCGCCACCTGGACTGCCCGATCGTCGACAGGCTGGAGCCGATCACGCAGAAGCACACCATCGAGGGTCTGGTCATGGGCGATGCCTGA